AGAGCTGACAAGATCAGGATCTGAAGAAATCTTGGTGCAACTTAAACCACTCACACACTCTGAAGATGAAGACGTTCAGTGTTGCAATTGCAGTGGCCATCATGCTCACCTTCATCTTCCTTCAGGAGAGCTCTGCTGTCCCAGTCACCGGAGTGAGTAACAATATAATTAACATTAGTTCGATTTTCTTATTACATCTAATGTTTTGTCAGAAAGCTAAGATGTGATTCCTGCTGTAAACATGCGGAATTCTTTAACAGGAACAAGAGCTGGAAGAAGTGATGAGCAATGACAGTCCAGTTGCTGTACATGAAGAGACATCTGTGGAATCATGGAAGGTATGTTAAGTTTACTGAATGACTTTGGTCAAATACGTTGAGCTAATTCAAATTTAAGTGGATGTGCTTTGCCTACAAAGTGCAATGATGCACtccacagaagaagatgagCAGAGTCAGAGATAATGCTGGAGATGAACATCTCGCTcatgtctcttttctttcacacagatgcCGTATAACAGACAGAAACGTGGCATTAAGTGTCGCTTTTGCTGTGGCTGCTGCACCCCCGGTATCTGCGAAGTGTGCTGCAGATTCTGAAGATTCCTGCACCAACAACCACTAAATaatcatttatgtgtttttgtctaaaattgtatttatggcatgtaaacatgtaaagatGTTACTAGGTGTGGTCATACTTTAGTTATTGTGCGCTGTAAATTCATTATTGACATACAGGTATTACactaaatatctgcaaataCTGAAATGTGTGATCAATAAATTGTTAGGTTGCTATAATTGAGTGTTTCAAagtgttgtttaattatgaatattattgaCAGTCATATTGCTACTCTTTCTCTACACTCAAATACTCTAAAATACACAATAGTGATTCCATCTATGGCTGTCTCATGAAAGCATACATCTGATATGTTTTTGCACACTTGATATGTTTCCTGCAATATCAGTAATTCTCTGACTCTTTTAATACAAATGGTACAAATATTTTCCTACAATAACTGGCCTACtagaagtattttattttagttctgTGTGTAGatcatttagatttatttttcaagtttggAAGCAAGCTTGATTTCTGACTACACATGTTGACTGATAGAAGCCTTTATAAATCAATTCAACAAATTTAGCTAAGTATAAAGTGCGCCAACTACTGACGAGATAGAAAACGGCGTTCTTGATTAGCTAGTAGCAGTAAGTAACACCTTAATAAAttccacagtttcacacattaacaaaaaacCCAAATCCTCTGATTGTTGATATCATTAATTAGCAAACTAACTGCTGTGATGTAGCAAGCTGATATCAGACTAAAGTTACAACACAGCTTCTGTCAATAAGGGACACCAACCTGCAACAGCTCCATCAAGCTCTTGCTGCTCAATATGCTGATGATGACAGCTGggtctgtttctttttgaaaaaggTTTATGGCCATGACTGAAAGAGCAGTAACAATCTTGGTGGACAAACTAAGCAGACTTGAGGGCTAACAAGCTGCTGTTTTAGAGCAAAGAGTGCACCACTTCTGTTCTGTCAGGTGTTTAATATGAAAATTCTGTTCTAAACTCTTTTGTCAAAGTTAGAGAGAgatatagagacagagagaggtgagTGGCAAATGGTGGCAAACAGCTGAGGCTGGtgggaatgtcattcattttgcaggtatttgataataaatcaaagtattgaaATGTTGACCTAATGATGTTTCTACATGAAAAGTCAGGTATCACAATTATCTAACATTAaactttaagaaatattgcaacaatagtccaactcagtgtgagtcctgatgcagggcagagcagcagatgagcaaactgtcaatcacagctgtcaatgtCTACATAGCAGActtcaaagctactataagtcttcatatcatattaacagagcaatcatttccaaaatgaccatcagcaCACTCATTAGAGGGCTcgaatttagtgattgagaccataatgactggTTAAAAACATTGCActtgcattggcttcagcctcaaggcCTGGTAGTTGCCACTTGCCTAAATCCCAGAAGCTGTGGAACCAGACATGGTACTGTTGTTGACACTGTTGTTGTGGTCATTGTAACCAAGCACAGGGTTCAACAAGGTTTTCAGTAAAAGAGGCAGAGTGTGGTACAGTAAGGGATTTTTGTTATTGCACAACATACTTAGTCAAtcattaaatacttttttccaTCTTAGtgtcattgtcattattgaCTTATTAACAACAGGCAACATATGTCAGGACATCAGTAATGTTATTGCAGTAATGTTATTAGGAAATAAAAGCTTTAACATCGGCTGTCatcttcattttttatgttaaacattCCCTATCTTTAGGAATTTCCTATAACTATCACTCAAGGAGTGATGCAAACCCTTCCCAGAGGCAGGTACATGCTGTCAGTGCTGAtaagtcattttttcattatctttATGACATGAACCAAGCAAATGGTTCAGCAAGGTTGTCAGTAAAAGAAGCAGAGTGAAGTAGAGTAAGGGATTTTCGTTAATGCACCAGATACTGCATTCACTAAGACTGAAGTTATAAAGTTTATTGacccttgattttttttttgatttttcaatgtaaatagccaacaattaattattaaatacattttttccttGTTAGTGTCATTGCCATTATTGATTTATCACTCACAACATGATGAATTAATCTTGAGGTGTTTAGGTGATGAtgcaattaaataaataaataaataaatagatagatagataatctaaaaacattttagtgtttattttatgcattaattgacagttttctttattcatcacactgtttaaaatgtttcagtatgttatatatataacaggGATTTATTAACAACTGGCAACATATGTCAGGACATCAGTGATACTATTGCAGCAATGTTACGAGAAATTAAAAGCTTGAACATcagctgtcattttcattttgtatgtcAAACGTTCAGTTCTTCATTATATGTTACATGAAGTTGCTTTGAAGTACAGATTAAGTAAAAGCATAAATGCATAAACAATGAGAAGAAAAGTTAATGATTGATTTGATATTGAGGAACAGACAGTCAAAACAAAGAACTTTCTATTTCCTATCTTTGGGAATTTCCTATAACCATCACTCAAGGAGTGATGCAAACCTTTTCCCGGAAGCAGGTACATGCTGTCAATAGTGAAGCAACAGATGCTCAAGTGAGTATAAATACCAGCACATTTAGCACACTCAACATCAGACAGGTGAAAAGAGCTGACAAGATCAGGATCTGAAGAAATCTTGGTGCAACTTAAACCACTCACACACTCTGAAGATGAAGACGTTCAGTGTTGCAGTTGCAGTGGTCATCATGCTCACCTTCATCTTCCTTCAGGAGAGTTCTGCTGTCCCAGTCACCGGAGTGAGTAACAATAATTAACACTAGTTCGATTTTCTTATTACATCTAATGTTTTGTCAGAAAGCTAAGATGTGATTCCTGCTGTAAACATGTGGAATTCTTTAACAGGAACAAGAGCTGGAAGAAGTGATGAGCAATGACAGTCCAGTTGCTGTACATGAAGAGACATCTGTGGAATCATGGAAGGTATGTTAAGTTTACTGAATGACTTTGGTCAAATACATTGAGCTAATTCAAATTTAAGTGGATGTGCTTTGCCTACAAAGTGCAATGATGCACtccacagaagaagatgagCAGAGTCAGAGATAATGCTGGAGATGAACACCTCGCTcatgtctcttttctttcacacagatgcCGTATAACAGACAGAAACGTGGCATTAAGTGTCGCTTTTGCTGCGGCTGCTGCACCCCCGGTATCTGCGGAGTGTGCTGCAGATTCTGAAGATTCCTGCACCAACAACCACTAAATaatcatttatgtgtttttgtctaaaattgtatttatggcatgtaaacatgtaaagatGTTACTAGGTGTGGTCATACTTTAGTTATTGTGCACTGTAAATTCATTATTGACATACAGGTATTACactaaatatctgcaaataCTGAAATGTGTGATCAATAAATTGTTAGGTTGCTATAATTAAGTGTTTcaaagtgttgttttaattatgaatattatttacaATCATATTGCTACTCTTTCTCTACACTCAAATACTCTAAAATACACAATAGTGATTCCATCTATGGCTGTCTCATGAAAGCATACATCTGATATGTTTTTGCACACTTGATATGTTTCCTGCAATATTAGTAATTCTCTGACTCTTTTAACACAAATGGTACAAATATTTTCCTACAATAACTGGCCTACtagaagtattttattttagttctgTGTGTAGatcatttagatttatttttcaagtttggAAGCAAGCTTGACTTTCTGACTACACATGTTGACTGATAGAAGCCTTTATAAATCAATTCAACAAATTTAGCTAAGTATAAAGCAAGCCAACTACTGATGAGATAGAAAAAGGCGTTCTTGATTAGCTAGTGGCAGTAAGTAGCACCTTAATAAAttccacagtttcacacattaacaaaaaacCCAAATCCTCTGATTGTTGATATCATTAATTAGCAAACTAACTGCTGTGATGTAGCAAGCTGATATCAGACTAAAGTTACAACACAGCTACTGTCAATAAGGGACACCAACCTGCAACAGCTCCATCAAGCTCTTGCTGCTCAATATGCTGATGATGACAGCTGggtctgtttctttttgaaaaagttttATGGCCATGACTGAAAGAGCAGTAACAATCTTGGTGGACAAACTAAGCAGACTTGAGGGCTAACAAGCTGCTGTTTTAGAGCAAAGAGTGCACCACTTCTGTTCTGTCAGGTGTTAAATCTGAAAATTCTGTTCTAAACTCTTCTGTCACAGCTAGAGAGAgatatagagacagagagaggtgagTGGCAAATGGTGGCAAACAGCTGAGGCTGGtgggaatgtcattcattttgcaggtatttgattataaatcaaagtattgaaATGTTGACTTAATGATGTTGCTACATGAAAAGTCAGGTATCACAATTATCTAACATTAaactttaagaaatattgcgacaatagtccaactcagtgtgagtcttGATGCAgggcagagcagcagatgagcaaactgtcaatcacagctgtcaatgtCTACATAGCAGActtcaaagctactataagtcttcatatcatattaacagagcaatcatttccaaaatgaccatcagcaCACTCATTAGAGGGCTcgaatttagtgattgagaccataatgactggTTAAAAACATTGCActtgcattggcttcagcctcaaggcCTGGTAGTGGGCACTTGCCTAAATCCCAGAAGCTGTGGAACCAGACATGGTACTGTTGTTGACACTGATGTTGTGGTCATTGTAACCAAGCACAGGGTTCAACAAGGTTTTCAGTAAAAGAGGCAGAGTGTGGTACATTAAGGGATTTTTGTTATTGCACAATATACTGCATTCACTAAGACTGACATTATAAAGTTTATTGacccttgatttttttttgatttttcaatgtaaatagccaacaattaattattaaatacattttttccttGTTAGTGTCATTGCCATTATTGATTTATCACTCACAACATGATGAATTAATCTTGAGGTGTTTAGGTGAtgatgcaaataaataaataaataaataaatagatagatagataatctaaaaacattttagtgtttattttatgcattaatTGACAGTTTGCTTTATTCATcacactgtttaaaatgtttcagtgtgttatatatataacaggGATTTATTAACAATTGGCAACATATGTCAGGACATCAGTGATACTATTGCAGCAATGTTATGAGAAATTAAAAGCTTTAACATcagctgtcattttcattttttatgttaaacattCCCTGTCTTTAGGAATTTCCTATAACTATCACTGATaagtcatgttttcattttctttatgaCATGAACCAAGCAAGTGGTTCAGCAAGGTTATCAGTGAAGGAGGCAGAGTGAAGTACAGTAAGGAATTTTTGTTATTGCACAATATACTGCATTCACTAAGACTGAAGTTATAAAGTTTATTGacccttgatttttttttttgatttttcaatGTAAATAGCCAACAGTTAATCATTGAatacagtttttcctttttagtgTCATTGCCATTATTGATTTATAACTCTAAACATGATGAATTAATCTTGAGGTGTTTAAGTGatgatgtaaataaataaataatctagatagatagatagatagatagatagatagatagataatctaAAAgcatttagtgtttattttatgcattgattgacagtttgctttATTCATcacactgtttaaaatgtttcagtctgttatatatatataacagggATTTATTAACAATTGGCAACATATGTCAGGACATCAGTGATACTATTGCAGCAATGTTATTATAAATTAAAAGCTTTAACAACATcagctgtcattttcattttgtatgtcAAACATGTTCAGTTCTTCATTATCTGTTACATGAAGTTGCTTTGAAGTACAGATTAAGTAAAAGCATAAATGCATAAATGGCGAAAGGAAAagttaatataaatgtattgtcAAAATAAAGAACTTTCTATTTCCTATCTTTGGGAATTTCCTATAACCATCACTCAAGGAGTGATGCAAACCTTTTCCCAGAGGCAGGTACATGCTGTCAATAGTGAAGCAACAGATGCTCAAGCGAGTATAAATACCAGCACATTTAGCACACTCAACATCAGACAGGTGAAAAGAGCTGACAAGATCAGGATCTGAAGAAATCTTGGTGCAACTTAAACCACTCACACACTCTGAAGATGAAGACGTTCAGTGTTGCAATTGCAGTGGCCGTCATGCTCACCTTCATCTTCCTTCAGGAGAGTTCTGCTGTCCCAGTCACCGGAGTGAGTAACAATATAATAAACACTAGTTCGATTTTCTTATTGCATCTAATGTTTTGTCAGAAAGCTAAGATGTGATTCCTGCTGTAAACATGTGGAATTCTTTAACAGGAACAAGAGCTGGAAGAAGTGATGAGCAATGACAGTCCAGTTGCTGTACATGAAGAGACATCTGTGGAATCATGGAAGGTATGTTAAGTTTACTGAATGACTTTGGTCAAATACATTGAGCTAATTCAAATTTAAGTGGATGTGCTTTGCCTACAAAGTGCAATGATGCACtccacagaagaagatgagCAGAGTCAGAGATAATGCTGGAGATGAACACCTCGCTcatgtctcttttctttcacacagatgcCGTATAACAGACAGAAACGTGGCATTAAGTGTCGCTTTTGCTGCGGCTGCTGCACCCCCGGTATCTGCGGAGTGTGCTGCAGATTCTGAAGATTCCTGCACCAACAACCACTAAATaatcatttatgtgtttttgtccaaaaatgtatttatggcatgtaaacatgtaaagatGTTACTAGGTGTGGTCATACTTTAGTTATTGTGCGCTGTAAATTCATTATTGACATACAGGTATTACactaaatatctgcaaataCTGAAATGTGTGATCAATAAATTGTTACGTTGCTATAATTAAGTGTTTcaaagtgttgttttaattatgaatattattgaCAGTCATATTGCTACTCTTTCTCTACACTCAAATACTCTAAAATACACAATAGTGATTCCATCTATGGCTGTCTCATGAAAGCATACATCTGATATGTTTTTGCACACTTGATATGTTTCCTGCAATATTAGTAATTCTCTGACTCTTTTAACACAAATGGTACAAATATTTTCCTACAATAACTGGCCTACtagaagtattttattttagttctgTGTGTAGatcatttagatttatttttcaagtttggAAGCAAGCTTGATTTTCTAACTACACATGTTGACTGATAGAAGCCTTTATAAATCAATTCAACAAATTTAGCTAAGTATAAAGCAAGCCAACTACTGATGAGATAGAAAAAGGCGTTCTTGATTAGCTAGTGGCAGTAAGTAACACCTTAATAAAttccacagtttcacacattaacaaaaaGCAAATCCTCTGATTGTTGATATCATTAAATAGCAAACTAACTGCTGTGATGTAACAAACTGATATCAGACTAAAGTTACAACACAGCTACTGTCAATAAGGGACACCAACCTGCAACAGCTCCATCAAGCTCTTGCTGCTC
The sequence above is drawn from the Thunnus maccoyii chromosome 10, fThuMac1.1, whole genome shotgun sequence genome and encodes:
- the LOC121905643 gene encoding hepcidin-like; translated protein: MKTFSVAIAVAIMLTFIFLQESSAVPVTGEQELEEVMSNDSPVAVHEETSVESWKMPYNRQKRGIKCRFCCGCCTPGICEVCCRF
- the LOC121905644 gene encoding hepcidin-like, coding for MKTFSVAVAVVIMLTFIFLQESSAVPVTGEQELEEVMSNDSPVAVHEETSVESWKMPYNRQKRGIKCRFCCGCCTPGICGVCCRF